In the Brevundimonas sp. LM2 genome, GTCGAAGGCGATGTGCCCCAGGTCGTCGCTGACGACGTCCAGCGCGGCCCGGGTGGGCGTGGCCTTGGCGATGGGGTGTCCGTCGGCCATCAGGCTTTCCCTCCCGAAGGGGCGGTCGTGCCGACCGCGATGGCCTGGGCGGCCTTCTCGTCGCCGGGCAGGACGTCGGTCGGATATTCCGCGCCTTCCCAGGGCGACAGGAAGTCGAACTGGCGGAACTCCTGCGTCAGTTTGACGGGCTCATAGACCACCCGTCTCTGCTGCTCGTCGTAGCGGACCTCGACATAGCCGGTCATCGGGAAGTCCTTGCGCAGCGGATGCCCCTGGAAACCGTAGTCGGTCAGCAGCCGGCGCAGGTCCGGGTGATCCGAAAACAGCATGCCGTACATGTCGAAGGCCTCGCGCTCGAACCATTCGGCGGACGGGTAGACGGTGATGACGCTGGGCACCGGCTGGATCTCGTCGGTCGTGACCTTGACCCGGACCCGGGCGTTCCGGGTCAGGGACAGCAGGTGGTAGACGACGTCGAACCGCTCGACCCGGTCGGGATAGTCCACGCCGCAGACGTCCAGCAGCTGCTGGAAGCCGAAGCGGTCGCGCAGGTCCGTCAGGACCGAAACGATCCGGTCGCGGTGGCAGGTCAGGGTCAGCTCGCCATAGGAAACGGTCGCATCGACCTGCAACTCGGCCACCATCTCCTGGCCCAGCGGGGTCAGGACGGCGGTGTTGGCGGCGACGGCGGCGCGATGGCCGGTCGCATAGGCGGGTTGGGCGAACTCGCTCATCGCTCGATCGTCCCCGTGCGACGAATCTTCTTCTGCAGCTGCAGCAGGCCGTAGATCAGGGCCTCGGCCGTCGGCGGGCAGCCGGGCACATAGACGTCGACCGGCACGATCCGGTCGCAGCCGCGCACAACGCTGTAGCTGTAGTGATAATAGCCGCCGCCGTTGGCGCAGCTGCCCATGGACAGGACATACCGCGGGTCCGGCATCTGGTCGTAGACCTTGCGCAGGGCCGGAGCCATCTTGTTGGTCAGGGTGCCGGCGACGATCATCAGGTCCGACTGGCGCGGGCTGGCGCGCGGGGCCATGCCGAACCGCTCCAGGTCATAGCGCGGCATCGAGGCCTGGATCATCTCCACGGCGCAGCAGGCGAGCCCGAACGTCATCCACATCAGGGAGCCGGTGCGGGCCCAGTTGATCACGTCGTCCATTGAGGCGGTCAGGAAGCCCTGCTCGGCGACCTCGGTGTTGATGGCCTCGAAGAACTTGTCGTGAATCTTGGGGTCATAGCCCTCGACGGTCGAGCGACCGCCCTGGCCATAGGCGGTCGGCAGCGGCGACGAGGCGCCGATCAGGCCGCCGGTCGAACCGGTCGACGGGGGTGCGATCACTGCCATTCCAGCGCGCCCTTCTTCCATTCGTAGATGAAGCCGACCGTCAGCACGCCCAGGAAGGCCATCATCGACCAGAAGGCGAACACCATCGTGCCCTGCGCCAGGTCGAAGATCGACACGGCCCAGGGGAACAGGAACGCCACCTCGAGATCGAAGATGATGAACAGGATCGAGACCAGATAGAACCGGACATCGAACTTCATCCGCGCGTCGTCGAAGGCGTTGAAGCCGCACTCATAGGCCGACAGCTTCTCGCTGTCCGGGTTGGACGGGGCCAGGGCCCAGGCGGCGATCATGAAGCCGAGACCCAGCACGGTCGCGATCCCGAGGAAGATCACGATGGGCAGGTATTGCAGAAGGAATGCATTCATCAGGACAGGTCCCTGCCGCGGTGGGGAGTGGCGGCGGATTCGGGGTCTTCTAGACCCAAGATCGCGGCGGTTCAAACCCATGCGACGAAAGGCTTTTCATTGAGAATGGCTCGCAAGGATTGACGGCTCAGCTTGCCCTCCCCGGCCGGCCTCTGGCCATATGCACGGCTCCGTCATTTCGAAGGACCGCGCCAGCCCATGAGCGACGTGACGCCCGACAGCCTTCCCCCCGGCCGGGGCTTTCTCGGCCTTGTCGAACGCATCGGCAATCGCCTGCCCGATCCCGCCTTCCTGTTCCTCTGGCTGATCCTGGGCTTGATCGTACTGAGTATGATCGGGTGCGCGCTCGGCTGGTCGGCCGTCAATCCGGTGACCGGCGAGACCCTGGTCGCCCAGAGCCTGCTGTCGTCGGAAAACCTGTCGAACCTGATCATCGGCATGCCGCGGACCCTGGCCGACTTCCCGCCGTTGGGGATCGTGATCATCATCATCTACGGGGCCGCGGTCGCGGAGCGGACGGGCCTGTTCACCACGGCGATCCGCGGCGCGCTGCTGAACGCGCCCAAGATGATCCTGACGCCTGTCGTGGTCATCGTCGGCATGGTGTCGCACCACGCGTCGGACGCCTCCTATGTCGTGGTCATCCCCCTGGCGGCCGTCATCTTCGCGGCGGCGGGGCGCCACCCCCTGGCGGGGCTGGCGGCGGGCTTCGCCGCCGTGTCGGGCGGCTATGCGGGCAATCTGTTTCCGGGAGCCTCGGACGCCCTGATCCTGGGCATCACCGAACCGGCCGCCCACCTGATCGACCCGACCTATCAGGTGAGCATCGCCGGCAACTGGTTCTTCATCGTCGGCGTGGTGATCGTCTTCACCCCGATCGTCTGGTTCCTGACCGACCGGGTGATCGAGCCCCGCCTGGGCGTATGGCGGCCGGCCGAGGGGGTGGCCCCGCCGGCGCTCGAGGAACGTCAGCCGCTGACTGGACCGCAGAAGAAGGGCCTGGCCTATGCCGGCCTGGCGCTGCTGGCCATGATCGCCTTGTGGACGCTCATCGCCACCCTCCCCGCCTCGCCCTTCATCGATGCCGAGGCCGAGCCCGCACAGCGGTTCAATCCGCTCTATCGGTCCCTCGCCGCCTTCTTCGCCGTGACCTTCTTCGTCACCGGGGCCGCCTATGGCGTCGGCGCGGCCACGATCCGCAGCCATCGCGACCTGGTGCGGATGATGGGCGAGGGCATATCCGTTCTGGCCCCCTACATCGTCCTGGTGTTCTTCGCGGCCCACTTCGTCGCCATGTTCAACTGGTCGGGACTGGGGCCGATCCTGGCGGTCAATGCGGCCGCCTCGCTGCGCGAACTGGCCATGCCGGCCCCGCTGCTGCTGATCGTGGTGGTGCTGGTCTCCTGCGTCTTCGATCTGTTCATCGGCTCGGCCTCGGCCAAATGGTCGGCCCTGGCCCCGATCGTGGTGCCGATGTTCATGCTGCTGGGCATCAGCCCCGAGATGACCACCGCCGCCTACCGGATGGGGGATTCGGTCACCAACATCGCCACGCCGCTGATGAGCTATTTCCCCCTGATCCTGGCCTTCGCCCAGCGCTGGGATCCGCGCTTCGGTCTCGGCTCGCTGATGGCGACCATGCTGCCCTACGCCGGGGCCTTTCTGGTGGCCGGGCTGATCATGGTGGCGGCCTGGGTGGCGCTGGACCTGCCGCTGGGGCCGGGCGTCGGGGTGCACTACGAGCCGCCGCCGATGATGTCCGGTTCGGCGATCGCAGTCCGATGAAGAAGTTTGAATATGCTCTCGATCGTCGCTTGACACACCCGCGAGCCCCCGCCTAAACGACGCCCCTCGCTGCGGAGGAAACGCCGCAGCGGGAAACGCGGGTGTAGCTCAGTTGGTTAGAGTGCCGGCCTGTCACGCCGGAGGTCGCGGGTTCGAGTCCCGTCACTCGCGCCATCTCTTCTGAAGCAGAAGGGATGGCGCGCTCCCCCTCTCTCTCTTTTTAGTTCGCTAACGCTCGCGACGCGGTCGCTTGCCGCTTAAGCGCGGTTTCCTATTGTCCGCAAATGCTCGCGACGCGGTCGGTCGCTGCCTGAGCGCGTGGTTGACGGCTGACTCCAAGCATGGGTTTCTCGCGGTTCGGTTCTCTGAGGCCGACGCTTCGGGACGCTGCTCTTGCCTGTCTCCGCCGACCCCACAGCGCCGATCTGGGCCCCGCCGGTGCGTCCGCCCGTTCCACGTAACCTCTGCACCGACTGCGGCGTGTCGCGGATGGAGGACCCCAGCCTCTGCGGCAAGGCCTGCCAATTCATCAAGCCCGACTATCCGGCGCTGGAGACCCGCATCCACGGGCGACCGCGCGATCCTGCGCAGACGCCGGACGAGCTGTTCTTCGGCCCGGTTCGCCGCATGGTGCGGGCGACGCTGAAAGCCCCTGCCCCCGGCGCCCAGTGGACGGGCATCACCACCCGAATCGGCGAGCGACTGCTGGAGAGCGGGACCGTCGATGCCGTCCTGACCATGGCCCCGGACCCGGACGACAAGTGGCGCCCCATGCCGGTGCTGGTGACCGAGGCCTCGGCGATGGCCGAGGTGCGGGGCATGCGGATGGGCTATGCGCCCCTGTTGGCTCTGCTGGAGGACGCCCGGGCCCAGGGCTATCGTCGCCTCGCCGTCATCGGCATCCCCTGCCAGATCTATGCCCTGCGCAGCCTGGAGGCCGATCTGGGGCTGGACGCCCTCTACGTCATCGGCACGCCCTGTTCGGACAACACCACGACCGAGCGGTTCCACGAATTCCTGGCCCTGCTGTCGGAGCATCCCGACACCATCACCTATCTGGAGTTCCGCGCCGACTATCACGTCGAGCTGCGCTTTACCGACGGACGGGTGAGGACCATCCCCTTCCTGTCCCTGCCGATCTCGCAGCTGGCCCCGGACTTCTTCCCGCTCACCTGCCGGACCTGCGTCGACTACACCAATGCCCTGGCCGACATCACGGTCGGCTATATGGCTGGCGAGGGAGAGCAGTGGCTGCTGGTCCGCAATGCGCGCGGAGAGGCTCTGCTGGACCTGCTGGGGGATGAGGTCCGGCTGTCGGCTCCCGGAGACAAGGGAAAACGCAAGGCGGCCGTGGCGGGCTTCATCGCCAACGTCGAACGCGCAGCCGGCGGCCTGCCGCTGCGTCGCATGCCCGACTGGGTCCGGCCGATCGTCAGCTGGCTGCAGCCGCGCACCGGCCCGCGCGGCCTGGAGTTCGCCCGCACCCGGGTCGAGATGAAGGCGGCCGAGACCGTGATCCACCTGCGACGCGAGGAACCGCGCCGGATGAAGTCCATGATCCCCGACCACCTCTGGAGCCTGGTCGCGCCCTACGGCCTGACGCCGGCGGATGGCGAGCGCCGTTCCGACGTGGAAAAGGGCCGATCGCTCAGAGGCGGCGATACATGATGTGAAGGCCCACCAGGCCTCGCGTGGGATGATCGAACGCCTCCGGCACCGTGGCGAGGATGTCGAATCCCAGCGAGGCCCACAGGGTCACTGCGGCGACATTCGTCTCGACCACGGCGTTGAACTGCATCGCCCGAAAGCCGGCGTCGCGCGCCCGGTCCAGCACAGTCTGGCCCAGCAGACGGCCCAAACCCCGGCCCCTGGCGTCGGCGTCGACCATGCAGCTGGCGTTGGCCACATGCGCGCCCGGCCCCATCTGGTTGGGCGTGATCTTGGCGGTGCCCAGCACCTGCTCGCCGTCGACGGCCACCAGGGTTAAGCCCGGCGGCGGGATTATCCACAGGCCGCGGGCATCGGTTTCCGCCAGGTCGCGGGGCCAGGTATAGGTTTCGCCCGCCCGCACGACGGCCTCGACGATCGGCCAGATCGCCGGCCAGTCCGCGTCGGTCGCGGGCCGGACGACGATCTGGCTCACGCCCCGGCGACCCGGGCCAGGTCCGTGGTGATTCGCTCCGCGACCTTCAGACGGTCCTCGGAGGTCGGCCAGTCGCCCTTGACGACGATCTTCTGGTCCGGCCGGATCTTCCAGGTCGCATGGTTTTTCTGGATCAGCCCGACCAGACCGGCCGGATTGGGGAAGCGGTTGTCGCGCAGGGTCAGGACGCAGCCCTTGGGCCCGATGTCGATCCGCTCGATACAGGCCGTCTTGCAGTTGGCCTTGATCCCGACGATCCGCAGCAGCTGCTTGGCCTCGTCCGGCAGCGGGCCGAACCGGTCGATCAGCTCGGCGGCCAGGGCCTCGCGGGACTGATTGTTCTCGGCGTCCGACAGCCGGCGATACAGGCTGAGCCGGACGTTGAGGTCCGAGACATAGTCCTCGGGGATCAGCACCGCCGCCCCCACGTTGATGGCCGGGGACCAGCCCCGGTCGACCACGCCCTCGCTACCGTTCTGGCGAAGCTCGGCCACCGCGTCCTCCAGCATCTGCTGGTACAGCTCGACCCCGACCTCGCGAATGTGGCCCGACTGCTCGTCGCCCAGCAGATTGCCGCCGCCGCGCTGGTCCAGATCGTGGCTGGCCAGCTGGAACCCGGCCCCCAGGTTGTCGAGCGACTGCAGCACCTGCAGCCGCCGCTCGGCCGAGAGGGTCAGCGGCTTGGTGGCGTCGGTCGTCAGATAGGCGAAGGCGCGGGCCTTGGAGCGCCCGATCCGGCCCCGGATCTGGTGCAGCTGGGCCAGGCCGAACATGTCGGCCCGGTGCACGATCAGGGTGTTGGCGGTCGGAATGTCGATGCCGCTTTCGACGATGGTGGTCGAGACCAGCACGTCATAACTGCCGTCGTAGAAGGCGCTCATCACGTCCTCCAGCTGGGTCGGGCTCATCTGGCCGTGACCGACCACGAATTTGATCTCCGGCACCTGCTCGCGCAGGAACCGCTCGATCTCGGGCAGGTCGGACAGGCGCGCACAGACGTAGAAGGCCTGACCGCCGCGGTATTTCTCGCGCAGCAGGGCCTCGCGCACCATCACCGCATCCCACGGCGCGACATAGGTCCGGACGGCCAGACGATCGACCGGCGGGGTGGCGATGATCGACATCTCGCGGATGCCGGACAGGGCCATCTGCAAGGTCCGCGGGATCGGTGTGGCGGTCAGGGTCAGCAGATGCACGTCGGCGCGCAGGCTCTTGAGCTTCTCCTTGTGCTTGACCCCGAAATGCTGCTCCTCGTCGACGATCACCAAGCCAAGGTCCTTGAACCCCACCTGTTCGGCCAGCACCGCATGGGTGCCGACGACGATCTCGAACGTCCCGTCCTTCAGCCCCGCCCGGGTCTCGCCCGCGTCCTTGGCCGTGACCATGCGCGACAGGTGCCGGACCTTGATCGGCCAGCCGGCGAAGCGCTCGCTGAAGGTCTTGAAATGCTGGCGGGTCAGCAGGGTCGTCGGGCAGACGATGGCCACCTGCTGCCCGGTCATGGCGACGACGAAGGCGGCGCGGATGGCGACCTCGGTCTTGCCGAAGCCGACGTCGCCGCAGATCAGCCGGTCCATCGGCACGCCCTTGCCGAGATCCTCCAGCACGTCGCCGATGGCGTTCAGCTGGTCGTCCGTCTCCTCATAGGGGAAGCGGGCGCAGAACTCGTCGAACAGGCCGTGCGGCGGGGTGATGGCCTCTCCGACCCGCAGGGCGCGCTTGGCGGCCAGGGCGATCAGTCCCTCGGCCATGTCGCGCAGGCGGGCCTTGGCCTTGGCCTTGCGTCCCTGCCACGCCGCCCCGCCCAGCCGGTCCAGCTGGACCCCGTCGGATTCGGACCCGTAGCGGGTCAGCAGGTCGATGTTCTCGACCGGCAGATAGAGCTTGCTCTCGCCCGCATACAGCAGCTCGAGGCAGTCGTGCGGGGCCTGCTGGATGTCCAGCGTCTTCAGCCCCTCATAGCGGCCGATGCCGTGGTCCAGGTGGACCACCAGATCCCCGGTCGTCAGGGCCGAGGCCTCGGCCAGGAAATTCGAGGCCCTGCGCTTGCGCTTGGGCCGCGCCAGCCGGTCGCCCAGGATGTCGGTCTCGGAAATGACCGCGACGTCGGCCGTGGTGAAGCCGTGCTCGACCGGCAGGATGGCCCGCAGATACAGGTCCCTGGACGCCGCCTGCACATCGGCCCAGTCGCGGACGGGCACCACGTGATCCAGGCCGTGGTCGGCCAGCATGACGCCCAGCCGATCCGAAGACCCCTCGGTCCAGGAGGCGAACACCACCCGCTTGCCGTCCGCCTTGAGCGCGGCGGCATGATGAGCCACGGCCTCGAACAGGTTGACGCTGTCCTGGGCGCGTTCAGCGGCGAAGGTCCGGCCGAGCCGGCCCCCGGCATCCTCGGCAGCCCCGTCAAACGGGGTCAGGCGGCGCACGGCCCGGCCGGCCAGGGCCGAGTTCCAGTCCGCCTCGGGCAGATACAGGCGTTCCGGGGCCAGGGCCCGGTTCGCCGCCCCGCCCTTGGTCTTGGACGCCTCGCGCCGCGCCTCGGCCGCATCGCGCGTCAGGGCCCAGCGCTCGCCCCGCGCCGCCTCGACCTGATGGTCCAGGAAGATCGCGGCCCGGTCGGGCAGGTAGTCGAACAGGGTCTCGAGGTTCGGATAGAGCAGCGGCAGCCAGTGCTCCATGCCCTGACGCCGCGCGCCCTCGCTGACGGCGGCATACAGCGGATCGTCGCCCGCGGCCCCGAACAGGTTCAGATAGCCGGTGCGAAAGCGGCTGATCGTGTCGGGGTTCAGCAGCGCCTCGGACACCGGCGACAGGGCCACGTCGCGGCGTTGTCCGGTGGAGCGCTGGGTCAGGGGGTCGAAAGTGCGGATCGATTCCAGCTCGGCCCCGAACATGTCGAGGCGCACCGGCTCCTCGAAGCCCGGCGGAAAGACGTCGATGACCCCGCCGCGCACGGCGTATTCGCCCCGCTCGTTGACGGTGGAGGCCCGCATATAGCCGTTGGTGGTGAAATACTGCTCGAGAGCGACCGTATCGAGCTCCCGCCCAACGACCGCATCGAAGCCGGCCGAGGTGGTCACCTCGCGCGGCGGCGTCCGCTGCATCGCCGCCGCCACGGTCGTGACCAGCAGCAGGGGGGTGCGGTCGCTGGGATCGCGCCGGGCCAGGGTCGTCAACGCCGCCATCCGCTCCGCCGAGACACCGGACGTCGGGCTGAGCCGGTCGTAGGGCAGGCAGTCCCAGGCCGGGAACTCGAGGATCTCGACGTCCTTGGCGAAGAACCGGAAGGCCTGGACGAAGGCGCTGGACCGCGAGAAGTCGCGCGCCACGAAGACGCCGATCCCGCCCGCCGCCTTCAACCGCTCGGCGACGATCAGGGCGTCGAGCCCCTCCGGCGCCCCGCCCAGCTCGTGATCGGTGCGCCGCTCCGGGCCGGCTCCGTCCATCAACCCGCGCCCTCGGCCACGGCCGCCGCCACGTGGGCGCGCATGAAGGTACGCAGCTTCTGCATCAGGGGGGTGTCATGTTCAGCCGGCGTGGGCTGGGTCTCGATGATCCAGGCGTACAGCTCGTGGTCGTTGTCCTCGGCGAGCAGGGCCTCGAGCTGGTCCAGGTCTGCGTCGCTCAGGCCCGCGCCCTCGCGCTCCATGAACGGGCCCAGCACCAGGTCCGCCTCGCGGAAGCCGCGCCGCCAGGCGCGGAAGGTGATCCGGCCCAGCCGCTGCTGGCGAAGATCGGTCTCGGCACGCGCATTGTTATCGGCCACAAGAATCCTTGCCCGGTCCTGTCATTCGTAAGGATGAAGCAGATAGCGCTCTGCACGGCGTTTCGCCAGCGCCACGGCACCGTCTAAGCTGTCGCACTGATGCGGCCCCAGATTCTCTTTCCCCTGTTCGCCGAAGTCTCCAGCCTGAAGGGCGTGGGGCCGCGCACCCTGCCGCTGGTCCAGAAGCTGGCCGGGCCGCTGGTGCGCGACGTGCTGTTCCTGGCTCCGATTGGCGTCATCACCCGTCGCCGGACCCTGGCCGCCGACGCCGTCGAGGGCGAGATCGGGATCTTCGACGTCGTCGTCGACCGCATGATCGCCCCCGGCCGTCCCGGCGTGCCGCTGAAGGTCCGCGCCAGCGACGAGACCGGCTTCGTCCACCTGATCTGGTTCGGCGGCAGCCCCCAGCACATCGACCGCCAGCTGCCGCAGGGCGAACGTCGGCTGGTGTCCGGCAAGGTCGAGCGGTTCAACGGCGAGGTCCAGATCGTCCACCCCGACTGGATCGTGCCGCTCGACAAGGCCGAGGAGATCCCCACGGTCGAACCCGTCTATCCGGCCACGGCGGGATTCAGCTCGCGCCACGTCCGCAAGATCGCCCTGGGGGCCCTGGCCGCCGCGCCGGACCTGGACGAGTGGCAGGACCCGGCCTGGCTCGCGCGGCGCGGCTGGCCGGGCTGGAAGGCCTCCGTGGAGGCGCTCCACGCCCCGACCGGAGAGGCCGATCTGTCGCCGGACAGCCCGGCGCGCGAGCGGCTGGCCTATGACGAACTGTTCGCGCACCAGCTGGCCCTGGCCCGTCGCCGGCGGGCGCGCCAGATCACCCCGGCCCCGGTGTTCGCGCCCGGCGCGGCTTCGCGATCGCTCGTCGAGGCCCTGCCCTTCTCCCTGACCGGAGCCCAGAGCCAGGCCCTCGCCGAGATCCGCCGCGACCTCGCCTCGGGCGAGCAGATGGGGCGGTTGCTGCAGGGCGACGTCGGCTCCGGCAAGACGGCGGTCGCCGCCCTGGCCATGGCCGACGCCGCCGGCGCCGGGTTCCAGGCGGCGCTGATGGCCCCGACCGAGATCCTGGCCCGCCAGCATTTCCAGCGCCTGGGCCCCATGCTGGAAGCCGCCGGGTGCCCGACGATCCTGCTGACCGGCCGCGATACGCCGGCCGAGCGTCGCCAGCGCCTGACCGATCTCGCCTCGGGCACCGCCCGGATCGCCATCGGCACCCATGCCCTGTTCCAGGACGCGGTCCGCTTCGACCGCCTGGCCCTGGCCGTGATCGACGAGCAGCACCGGTTCGGGGTCAAGGAGCGCGCCCGGCTGCAGGCCAAGGGCGATCCGCGCATCGGCGGCGTTCATCTGCTGACCATGTCCGCCACCCCCATCCCGCGCACTTTGGAACTGACCCAGTACGGCGAGCTGGAGGTCAGCCGCCTGACCGAAAAGCCCCCCGGTCGGACGCCGGTGGCGACCGCCGTCCTGCCCCTGGCCCGCATCGGCGAGGTGGCGCAGCGGCTGAAGGCAGCCGTCGAAGCCGGGGCCCAGGCCTACTGGATCTGTCCGCTTGTGGCCGAATCGGAGATCAGCGATCTGGCGGCGGCCGAGGAGCGGGCGCGCGATCTCCGGCGCATCCTGAGCATCGAGATCGGCCTGGCCCACGGCCAGATGCCGGGAGCCGAGCGCGAGGCGGTGATGGCCGAGTTCGCCGACGGCCGGCTGCCGGTGCTGGTGGCCACGACCGTGGTGGAGGTCGGGGTCGACGTGCCCAACGCCACCATCATGGTGATCGAACACGCCGACCGCTTTGGTCTGGCCCAGCTGCACCAGCTGCGCGGCCGGGTCGGGCGCGGGGCCAAGTCCAGCGCCTGCATCCTTCTGTACGGCGGGCAGGACGGGGGCCTGGGGGAGACGGCGCGCGAGCGGCTGGAGACCCTGCGGCGCACCGAGGACGGGTTCGAGATCGCCGAGGAGGATTTCCGCCTGCGCGGCGGCGGCGATCCCCTGGGCCTGAAGCAGAGCGGCTTTCCCGCCTACCGCTTCGCCGACCCTGTCCGCCACCGCGCCCTGATGCTGGCGGCCTCCGACGATGCGCGGCTTGTCCTGGGACGCGACCCTGATCTGGTGTCGGCCAGGGGCCAGGCGATCCGTACGTTGGAGGCCCTGTTCGACTGGAGCCACCGTCTCGGCGAGGGGCTGGATTGAGGGTCTAGAAGCCCACCGCGTGGCGACGAGCCGATCTCAGGGCGTTCATCAGACGCTCCCCGTTGCGGATCAAGGCATTGGACCGCTCGCCTGCGACGGCGTCATCGCCGCCATAGACCGTCTGCACCCTCTGGGTGATGTCCGAAGGACCGATCCGCTGGCCGGCATAGATGGGTTGGCACAGGGCGATGGAAAACCGCCGGCCGATCTCCCGGCGCATCCAGCGATCGACCGCGCCCTCCCGCGCGATCCAGGCCCAGACCGTCGCCTCGGTCGGCAGCTGCTCGATCAGCCAGTCTCGCAACGGGGCCGTCACGGCATAGGCATGGGTGTCGAGCGCCCCGGATATCCTCGCGACGCCGGCGCGCGGATGCCGGTCCGCATTCTGCGGCTTGCTCGCGCCCAGATACAGCATGTCCCAGTCGGCCTGGGCCAGGATCGCCGGCAGTCGGCCGCCGACCGCCGGCACGGCGTCATCCTCGAGGATCAGGACGCGTCGCCAGCCTCGGGCCTGCGCCTCGCGCAGGGCCCGGCCGTGCGACAGGGCGCACCCCGCCCGCCCGGCCCAGGTGAGATCGCGCTTTCGCCCCCGGAACCAGGGCCGCTGGCCGAAGCCGGCGATCGAACGCCCGTCGGATGCCGACAGCCGAACGACGCGCGCCCAGGGCAGGATCTCCTGCCAGTCGGCCTGGAACTCTGCCCAACGATCGGGTCGGCGATCCAGATTGATGACGATGATTCCGTCGATCCCGGCGTCGCCCATCAGGCCGCTGCCCCCGCACTGACCGTTGTCCAATGCTTCAGACGTTCGGCGACGTCGGATTCGATGTCGGCGTAGAACAGGCTGTAGGCGGGAATTTTTCGCCGTTCGGCCCAGGTTCCGCGATCGCGGAAGGACTCGCCCTGCGGCTGGGTATGCCACAGCACCCCATCCTGGCATTTGGCCGAAACGATCCGGCTCTGAAACGCGGGCCGCGCGCCCCATTCCAGATTGGTGGCATTGGTCGCGCCGCGGCTCTGTCTCATGGTCGCGGACGGCATCTCCGTCGACCCGGTCACCGGATTGACGCAGGCGAGGGCCGCCGCCTCCGTGCTCACCAGCGCCCCGTACTGGTCCCAGGTCAGGGCCCGGCGCACCAGACGACGCGCCGCCGCCGCGTCATCCGCCCGCACCGCGCGCCAGGCCAGCGCGCAGCCGACCTGGTCTCGCTCGGCGCAGAGCGGCACCTGGTTGAAACGCGCGACCGGAATCAGACTGTCCATCAGATAGGCCGCCACGAGCCGATCGCGGAGGACTGGGTCGCCGTCGAAGCGATCGTGCAGCAGGCGTTCCGCCAATTCGGCGCCCTGCTCGACCCCGGCGACGACGATGGGGCCGTCCGGATGGGTCGCGATCCAAGCGTCGAAGGCCTGTTCCACATCCCGGTAGGCGAAG is a window encoding:
- a CDS encoding NADH-quinone oxidoreductase subunit C, whose protein sequence is MVAELQVDATVSYGELTLTCHRDRIVSVLTDLRDRFGFQQLLDVCGVDYPDRVERFDVVYHLLSLTRNARVRVKVTTDEIQPVPSVITVYPSAEWFEREAFDMYGMLFSDHPDLRRLLTDYGFQGHPLRKDFPMTGYVEVRYDEQQRRVVYEPVKLTQEFRQFDFLSPWEGAEYPTDVLPGDEKAAQAIAVGTTAPSGGKA
- a CDS encoding NADH-quinone oxidoreductase subunit B family protein — translated: MEEGRAGMAVIAPPSTGSTGGLIGASSPLPTAYGQGGRSTVEGYDPKIHDKFFEAINTEVAEQGFLTASMDDVINWARTGSLMWMTFGLACCAVEMIQASMPRYDLERFGMAPRASPRQSDLMIVAGTLTNKMAPALRKVYDQMPDPRYVLSMGSCANGGGYYHYSYSVVRGCDRIVPVDVYVPGCPPTAEALIYGLLQLQKKIRRTGTIER
- a CDS encoding NADH-quinone oxidoreductase subunit A, producing MNAFLLQYLPIVIFLGIATVLGLGFMIAAWALAPSNPDSEKLSAYECGFNAFDDARMKFDVRFYLVSILFIIFDLEVAFLFPWAVSIFDLAQGTMVFAFWSMMAFLGVLTVGFIYEWKKGALEWQ
- a CDS encoding AbgT family transporter translates to MSDVTPDSLPPGRGFLGLVERIGNRLPDPAFLFLWLILGLIVLSMIGCALGWSAVNPVTGETLVAQSLLSSENLSNLIIGMPRTLADFPPLGIVIIIIYGAAVAERTGLFTTAIRGALLNAPKMILTPVVVIVGMVSHHASDASYVVVIPLAAVIFAAAGRHPLAGLAAGFAAVSGGYAGNLFPGASDALILGITEPAAHLIDPTYQVSIAGNWFFIVGVVIVFTPIVWFLTDRVIEPRLGVWRPAEGVAPPALEERQPLTGPQKKGLAYAGLALLAMIALWTLIATLPASPFIDAEAEPAQRFNPLYRSLAAFFAVTFFVTGAAYGVGAATIRSHRDLVRMMGEGISVLAPYIVLVFFAAHFVAMFNWSGLGPILAVNAAASLRELAMPAPLLLIVVVLVSCVFDLFIGSASAKWSALAPIVVPMFMLLGISPEMTTAAYRMGDSVTNIATPLMSYFPLILAFAQRWDPRFGLGSLMATMLPYAGAFLVAGLIMVAAWVALDLPLGPGVGVHYEPPPMMSGSAIAVR
- a CDS encoding Coenzyme F420 hydrogenase/dehydrogenase, beta subunit C-terminal domain, with the translated sequence MPVSADPTAPIWAPPVRPPVPRNLCTDCGVSRMEDPSLCGKACQFIKPDYPALETRIHGRPRDPAQTPDELFFGPVRRMVRATLKAPAPGAQWTGITTRIGERLLESGTVDAVLTMAPDPDDKWRPMPVLVTEASAMAEVRGMRMGYAPLLALLEDARAQGYRRLAVIGIPCQIYALRSLEADLGLDALYVIGTPCSDNTTTERFHEFLALLSEHPDTITYLEFRADYHVELRFTDGRVRTIPFLSLPISQLAPDFFPLTCRTCVDYTNALADITVGYMAGEGEQWLLVRNARGEALLDLLGDEVRLSAPGDKGKRKAAVAGFIANVERAAGGLPLRRMPDWVRPIVSWLQPRTGPRGLEFARTRVEMKAAETVIHLRREEPRRMKSMIPDHLWSLVAPYGLTPADGERRSDVEKGRSLRGGDT
- a CDS encoding GNAT family N-acetyltransferase; amino-acid sequence: MSQIVVRPATDADWPAIWPIVEAVVRAGETYTWPRDLAETDARGLWIIPPPGLTLVAVDGEQVLGTAKITPNQMGPGAHVANASCMVDADARGRGLGRLLGQTVLDRARDAGFRAMQFNAVVETNVAAVTLWASLGFDILATVPEAFDHPTRGLVGLHIMYRRL